The proteins below come from a single Drosophila miranda strain MSH22 chromosome Y unlocalized genomic scaffold, D.miranda_PacBio2.1 Contig_Y1_pilon, whole genome shotgun sequence genomic window:
- the LOC117191089 gene encoding THO complex subunit 5-like isoform X2, whose amino-acid sequence MQELTNLKQNPKARRDYSERDIELSGKPEENPLNKELSPHPVHIRITLGSAGSIQLVLIIRYFEQIKCATAWPQLSISNNTNHQGDTNFVQHLLRHLFANDLGNEIPIPGIQYDNKDLTPEECIQYLESKDFGKSYCCLQIICSIPTVNSSMLYKHELNLNKSMRETIARITRRWNSWLNLSQQIRGLTNKDIDLYALKENVYPAALSCSLVQWTAITLEEFLAQNSDVLNIYPDDKGITYNSYRAVIVRGSAKMFHSNTE is encoded by the exons ATGCAGGAGTTGACAAACCTAAAGCAAAACCCAAAAGCAAGGCGCGACTACTCTGAAAGGGACATTGAATTGTCGGGAAAGCCTGAGGAAAATCCTTTGAACAAAGAATTAAGTCCTCATCCTGTGCACATTCGCATCACG CTTGGCTCTGCTGGCTCGATTCAACTGGTGTTGATTATTCGCTATTTCGAACAAATTAAATGTGCGACAGCATGGCCCCAATTGAGCATTTCCAATAATACAAACCATCAAGG GGATACTAATTTCGTTCAGCATCTCCTTCGGCATTTGTTTGCAAACGATTTGGGTAATGAAATACCTATACCCGGTATTCAATACGAT AATAAGGATCTGACACCAGAGGAATGTATACAATATCTGGAGTCTAAGGACTTTGGAAAATCATACTGTTGTTTACAAATTATATGCTCTATACCAACAGTCAACAGCTCGATGTTGTATAAGCATGAGCTGAACTTGAATAAAAGCATGCGGGAGACCATAGCTCGCATTACACGGCGCTGGAACTCTTGGTTAAATCTAAGTCAGCAAATACGTGGTCTGACTAACAAGGACATCGATTTGTATGCACTAAAAGAAAATGTCTATCCTGCGGCCTTGTCTTGCAGCCTAGTGCAGTGGACGGCGATCACTCTCGAGGAATTCCTAGCCCAAAATTCAGACGTACTAAACATTTATCCGGATGATAAGGGAATAACATACAATTCCTATCGTGCAGTGATTGTTCGTGGCTCTGCCAAAATGTTTCATTCGAATACCGAGTAA
- the LOC117191089 gene encoding THO complex subunit 5-like isoform X1: MQELTNLKQNPKARRDYSERDIELSGKPEENPLNKELSPHPVHIRITLGSAGSIQLVLIIRYFEQIKCATAWPQLSISNNTNHQGDTNFVQHLLRHLFANDLGNEIPIPGIQYDLQNKDLTPEECIQYLESKDFGKSYCCLQIICSIPTVNSSMLYKHELNLNKSMRETIARITRRWNSWLNLSQQIRGLTNKDIDLYALKENVYPAALSCSLVQWTAITLEEFLAQNSDVLNIYPDDKGITYNSYRAVIVRGSAKMFHSNTE, encoded by the exons ATGCAGGAGTTGACAAACCTAAAGCAAAACCCAAAAGCAAGGCGCGACTACTCTGAAAGGGACATTGAATTGTCGGGAAAGCCTGAGGAAAATCCTTTGAACAAAGAATTAAGTCCTCATCCTGTGCACATTCGCATCACG CTTGGCTCTGCTGGCTCGATTCAACTGGTGTTGATTATTCGCTATTTCGAACAAATTAAATGTGCGACAGCATGGCCCCAATTGAGCATTTCCAATAATACAAACCATCAAGG GGATACTAATTTCGTTCAGCATCTCCTTCGGCATTTGTTTGCAAACGATTTGGGTAATGAAATACCTATACCCGGTATTCAATACGAT TTACAGAATAAGGATCTGACACCAGAGGAATGTATACAATATCTGGAGTCTAAGGACTTTGGAAAATCATACTGTTGTTTACAAATTATATGCTCTATACCAACAGTCAACAGCTCGATGTTGTATAAGCATGAGCTGAACTTGAATAAAAGCATGCGGGAGACCATAGCTCGCATTACACGGCGCTGGAACTCTTGGTTAAATCTAAGTCAGCAAATACGTGGTCTGACTAACAAGGACATCGATTTGTATGCACTAAAAGAAAATGTCTATCCTGCGGCCTTGTCTTGCAGCCTAGTGCAGTGGACGGCGATCACTCTCGAGGAATTCCTAGCCCAAAATTCAGACGTACTAAACATTTATCCGGATGATAAGGGAATAACATACAATTCCTATCGTGCAGTGATTGTTCGTGGCTCTGCCAAAATGTTTCATTCGAATACCGAGTAA